Within Montipora foliosa isolate CH-2021 chromosome 3, ASM3666993v2, whole genome shotgun sequence, the genomic segment TTTGTTTTGACCGCGATCATGGACAGTGGTTTGATCAGAGAGCTTTTCGGTCGAGCCAGAGCAAAGTCTTCTTTTTCCCAGTCTCAAAATATCAACTAAGAAGgacagtagtgtagcagctttCTTAActtgctattgtttggtattgtaagcagcttctatcgtttttaagtctaagttattgcttcaattgtttagtctctTGTTTGTGACTGgggtagcgagccaatcacattatacgttacgagagctgctataTCACCCAAAAAGGAGGCCTTGCTGGCTGAGATAAGGAGAGGCATTTCAGTAAAATGTCTCAGGAAATGTCAATCTGTTGTGAGTTTCCTAATGGTGCTTGAAGATAGTCCTTCACTTAAATCATTAATAATCGAAAAGGGAGTATGAAGTAAGAGAGCGAGTTCCCCATATTTGGCCCTATTCCGATGAAAAGTATTTGAAATCTATTATTAGTACCGTGTCATTCTGCGTGGTTATTTCAAAGACGACACCTTATTGGTCAGTTGGTGTGAACGTGGACCGcacggtcatggtaacaaaaggcaaaaataaTCTCAGCACTGACgcgatctaaaaatagatttctgATAATTATCATGGGACATAGGGGATTCGCTCTCTAACTCATCTTCTCGTGAGGACCCCTACAGAAAAGCAAAAAGGAGGTAAGAATTATAGGGACTAATAAAAGATAAATAAATCAGTCGAAACATTTATTCACATCATCATAACCAAACCTAAAAGGTTACCGTTCTTGAACAAATTTATCTCACAAGAACgaaaatcgcaaaaaaaaaacaaacatttaaatGTATTAATTTCAACCACTGGGATGACTTCTTCTGTTTTATTCCACTGTAATGTTGATTGGGATTTCCGAAGCTTCAATTTGctgaaaaataaagtaaaattgtctttgACTTTGACTGCTCGAAGTTAATTTACCTCGGTTCACGAAAGGTTTCCCATAAAATGTGTCAATTCATTTAATGAGTTAACTCTCCCTTACCAACTGACTTCAGTAGACTGttacctctttcataatggccgCCGAATGAAAAAAGTCATAACGAGCCTTTCTAGTCTCGTTAGACCTCTTTACGATGTGTAAATGCAGTATGCACCGAGTGGATTGAAATGAGTATGCTGCAGCTTCACTTTAAATTGTTTCGACAGTGTGTTTACAGTTTGTTTACGATAGCgagaaatatattaattaaaagcgGCCTGTAACTGAGATAAGTTCAAGAATACTGGTGTTCTGTGTGAAACTTCTAGAGGCGAAATGGAAAATCGAGCTAGTAGGACTGATGTCTCCGAAACAAGAGAATTTGAGGAAGATTGAGTTACCTTGGGAATAGAGGCTTCTATTTGTGTGTCTCTCCTCCTCAACATTGCCTTGAGACCTCTtatttcgtttcgtttcatCCGCACGTTGTCCAAGACATTGTTTAATCTTTCAGAATGCGCCATATCTTTGTGAACCACTTGCTCTTCCAATTTTTCCACGCGCTCCTTCAGATATCTGTTCTTATTTGTTAACGTACAGTAGTCACTCGTTTGACTTCCCAGTGTCAATTGCATTGCATGCATCTCAGCCATGATTTCTTGCATCCTTTCAGCCATGGCATCAGCAATTTGTTTTCCTGCTAGCTTTGCCATTTTCATTTTGCTCGGCTCACTTTCGTTGCTACGAACATTTCGTTCTTCCAATGGCTCGCTTCCAACCTTTCGATTgccatttaaattaatttccaTTTTAGATTCTGtactttcttctgttttttctaGAAAGCTTGGCTTCAGTTCCTTTGTCTCATTTCGCTTTTGGCACAGCAAAGTTCCCAATACGTTTAGTTTTTCTTCTAATGAGTTGCTTTCCTTTCTCAAACTGGATTCTTTTTCAGACACATTTCTTTTGTCAAGTTCAAACGTTTGCTCTAGTTGATGAAACAAGGCATTATCATTGTCAACTGATTCTTCTTTTCTTAACTGAAGATTAATCTCCTCATTCTTTCCAGGTCGTAACACATTATTCTCTGCGATATCTTTCCCAAGTTTTATCATAGCGTTTTCGAAATAAGTTAAAGTTCCTTCTTTATAATCACATAATTTGTGGTCATCCTCTTTCTTTGACTGTTCCGTATATTTGTCCGACTTTCCTAAATCTTCCATATGTGCAATAACACCTGGATAGTTCTCGTGGGACCTGCGTCTTCCCGGACTCTTGTTGTCCAGTGCTTCTTGAAGACCCCTTATTTCGGCCATTTTCGTCTTTAACTGGGCCATTAAGGATCTTTTTTCTTGGTCTGTTTGGGCCAGTTTTTGCTCTGTAACATCAAGTGCATTCTCTTTGGTTAGGAGAAGCAACTTCGCCTCCTCTAACTTACTACTCTGTTCCCTTAGCTTGGAATCTCTTGAGGCGACTAATCCTTTCAGTTTCTTGACCTCGCCTTCTTGTTGAGTGAGTAGTCTTTTCAACTCTGTCAATTCCTTTCCAAAACAATCTGCAACCTCGTCCGCTATCTTGTTTGTTCTCTGATTAGAAAGTTCcagtttttttctttgactCTCAAAGGCACGCATAAGTTTTTGTAATGCATCTTCCTTTTCCTCCTCCGAAGAAGTAGCAAAAGCAAGATCCTGCTTGAGCTGGATTATGGACGCCTCCAGCTGCTGAATTGTTTGGTCTTTTTCTTTAAGGGAGGCTTCGAATTCATATTTCAAGGTTTCCAGTTCGGTACCCTCTTTTCCCTTGCTTTCAACCACTTCATTGTCTGTCATAGTTTCCTGCGACGTCTTCTCTACATCTTTTCCAAGTAGCTTACTCTCTAGAACTTTTCCCACTCTATCCACGTTTTCCACTACTGCAGTAACCAGCTTATTTGTCATGAGTATTTCGTGGTCTTGGGTTTTTACCATCTTAATGAGCATCTCAGCATATCTCTCTACATAGTTTAAGGCCATGTCCTTGTCTATCAATACTCTCTTGGTGTCCTCCAGCTCACACTGCATTTCTTCAAGACTCTTTGTGAAGTTCACGAGTAATTGGTCTCCCTCACAAAGGGAGGCCCTTACATTTGTTAGTTCCTCTTCTTTCTGGGCCAAAGCTTCTTTTGCACTTTCTAAGTATTTCGTTATGTTTACAACACTCTCGTTGGCACTTTGTGCTTTCCCTTCACTATCGACAAGTAGTTCTCGAAGATTGGTGATTTCACAGGCTTTCTCCACAGCATTTTGTTTTGCCTTGACTTCTGCATTGTCACAAGCGCTCTGTAAGCTCATGTTACTTTCCCTTTCGTTACGCAGCTGTAATTTCAATTCTTCAATTATCTTGTCCTTTTCTCCAAGTTGAGCCTCATTAATATCCAACATGCCCTTGAGTTCCTGGTACGCATTCTCCAACTGTTGAGTTTTTTCTAGCCGTCTATCAAGATTACTTCCATTCACTTCGCGATTGGCTTGGTTTTTCTGGACAGTGTGTAAGGTCTGTTCTAGGAGAACCTTCATTTCTTGGATGTAGTTTACAAACTGTTCGTTTCCTACTTTTTTCTCTATGAACTCTTTAATTTGCTCCACGTCATTTTGTACTTGACGCTTTAGTTCTTTATGCATTTCCTTCGTTTCATGTGTTCCCCGCTGAAAGGACTTTGTCAGGGCTGTTATGTTTCCCTCATTACGAATAAGCCGGTTTCTTAATTTCTTATAGTCCTTTTTGGCCTTGCCTCCATTTTTGAGAGCCTGGTCACTTTTTTCCTGGAAGCGGCGTAGCTCTTCCTGTACATTTGAGATTAGTTTTTCCAAATGCACAGTGGTACCCTCCGACTTCTCTCCCCATTCCAGTTTCTCAAAAAGTAAGGTGTTTTCCTTCTCTAACTTTTCAATCCTGGCCTTGTATTCATCTTTGAGAATAAGAAGTTGTTCATTACTGCTGACGGAAGAAGCTCCAAACGTCGCAAACTCAAGCTCTTTTTTAAGGCGGGCTTCATTCCGGCTGCTCAAACTTAATGAACCATTCAAATGTTCAATTACTTCCCGAAGGTATGCATagtccttcgaggctcgctgaGTGGCTTGCTCTTCTTTGAGCTTTTCTACCTGAAGCTTCATTCTATCCATCTCTTTAACCAGGTTCAACTTGGCTGCTTCGGTTTCTTCGAGAGATGCAACAGTGAAATCAAGTTCCTTCTCTATACTTTGCTTGTCATTCCATACCTGATTCAAGGTAGCGTCCATTTCTTCCCAATTAAACTCTTGGCACATCATGTTTTTTCTGAGATTTGACAATTCTCTCTCTCTGTATTCGTCTTCgttgttcttcttctttaatTCCTTTTCGACGTCACGCTTTTCATCTAGCACGGTCTTAATTTCGTTCTCCAAGAACTGAACTTGCTCTAGAAGCTCCCTTTTCTCAGCGTCACAGGACTCAGTTTTGCACTCCACATTGCTGCTCTCTTTTCCTCTCTCCTGTAGCTTCAATTTTAGCTCATCGTTTTGCGTTTTAAGGGACTTGATTTCAGCGTTGTTTTTGCCCAGCATTTTTCCATATTCGTCCTTAATTCCCGCCAGCTCTGTATCAAGACCTCTTTTGTGTTCTACAGAATCGCTTTGCATTGCAAGTATGGTATCTTTCAAGTCATCATCCATCGCCACAACAGACGACATAACCGATCGTAGTCCTTGAAGTAAACTCAGTTTTGAGTTGTCGACGACAGTTCTCTCCAACGACGTTTCAATTGTTACGCCCCCTTTAACGCAGAGGTCCTTGCGTATACCATCAATTTTACTATGAATGTCTTTCAGTATTTTACGTTCAGCTGCGATTTCCATTATTTCTTCTCGGCTAGAGCTTgtactttcatttttattttccttcaagCAATTGCGTAAAGCTTCGTTTTCTTCAACGTACTTTTCAAGACGCCTCTTTACATCCAACTCAACGGCTTTCTTCTCGAATATTATTGTTTCCAAGTCATCTACTTTTTGCAGAAGCCCTTCGTTCTCAAAGTTTAGCTCCTCAACGACACCTTCCATGTTTTTTGATTGCATTTTGCTTTCCTCTAGGTGCAGTACAAgttgttcgttttgttttttcaaagtttttacCTCTGCAGAAAAGTCTTTATCCAAAGCCAAATCTTGTGCACTTCTTTTGATCAATTTAAACTCCAAATCTCTCTCTTTTAAAAGCCCACTGCTTATTTCATCTTCTGTGCGTTGACTCTTTTCGAGAAGCACTTTTTCATCCACCTTTGGGTCTCCTTTCTCAGAAAGCTCAATTTTCAAGCAATCTATCCTCTCCAAAAGTTTTTCGTTGTCGAAGTTAAGCTGTTCTACGACACTTTCTATGTTTCTAAGCTGCAGTTCGCTCTTCTCAAGGTGCGTCTGAAGCTGTTCATTATGTTTTCTCAAGTTGTTCACCTCTGTAACAAGTGTGTGATATTCAGGCATTCCATCCAAATTCACCTCTTGATCCGCACGTTGCGCACTCAACTCCAACTCCAGATCCTGTTTCTCCGACAACGCATTTTGTAGCTCATTCTCAATGTTCTCAACTTGACTCAggagattttcattttcaagattaACTGACTTGATCATGCACTCAATGGTATACATCGCTTGACTCTTTTCTTCCAGCTCGAGTTTAAGCTCTCCATTGTGTTCTTTTAAAGTGTGTATTTCCGCATAAAGAGTTTCTATTTCATCGAGGTATTCAAAGCCTATTTCTCTTTCATCCTTTTCCAAGACATTTTCCGGATACATTGTTGATCTCGGAAAACCTCCCACAGTTACTTCGTCATGTTCCACCACTTTCGTAATATAATTCGAACTTCTGTTTCCTGAAACCAGGGCGTTATGAACGTCTTGTCCTTCATCATCACTTGATGAAAACACTGCACTGAAAGATCCTTCATCCCTCTGCAAGACATCATCGAGAGATATAACAGTCTTGCCCTCTTCTTCAGGAAGGAACGTTTCATCGTGAACGAACACCTTTAAAAAAGCCTGATCATTTGTTTTTTCAAGATGATTTTTCAATGTTACATCCAAAAGAACATCAGTGTCTTGACTCGATTTCTCTGGTACAACTGTTTCGATGGTCTTCAAAGATATGCTGATGGATTCACATTCAAGGGCTATATTTGCATCTTTACTATCACTGGTAAAACTCGGTTGACAAATCGAGACGTTGCTGGCAACAATTTCAGTGCCATCGTTGACAGCATCATTTCCTAGGGAAAAATCACAGGGTTCATAGACATCATCTCCGTCAAGATCACCAGAGATAATTTCCTCAGGAATGTCCTCCTCCACACTTTCTAGTGAATCATCTACTACATCTCTGAAGGGCTCCCCATGAGCGTCCCCTGATGTTCTTTGATTCTCGTTCGAGGAATTACCATCGCTAGCAACCAATTCTAATGGCAATTTCGCCTCTTGATTATCGTGGAACGACGTTTTATGTCCCTTCATGTCTTGCGTACAGATACTGATAGTACTAGAAATAGCTTCCTGATTAACTTCCGCTGTATCGGCTTTTAAACTGCTTTTTGATCGAATGTCTTCTTCTGCATCATTAAGCAAATGTTCCAGGTCATCCACAAACTCCTCGGAACAAGGATCCATAAGTATGTTTTTAGGTATCAATTGATTTTGAAAGGCGGACACGTCTTTCCAACATCCATCGTCAGAAATGCCTTCTGTTCCTCTCTTAGCTATGTCGGGTTTCATGTCGTCAGAATCTACCAGTGCTGCTCTCAACACACCATCTTTAAGGCTTGCTTCTGTATTTATCCGCGTGTGCTTTTCATGGGAACCGTTTGCCTCAACAACTAAATAATCCTTCCACGTGCCATTTTCTTGGCCTTCTTCTTCATTTTGGTCAAGTTC encodes:
- the LOC137997044 gene encoding uncharacterized protein, encoding MSSQEITSDSGICLSAEKQKSKPSSRGNRSNSDGEHSSEEENGHFRRCSQNTSRFSVRVSRQKSESDSSDDDHVRDKPAETDSGINLKKRHEKDLSVKEIFHSKISKTSLFAHGEKRLLQTIKSTRLSPRETRASALRKQAQLKKAASSDIKRIKKDKVFRVNQHNQPEESYGDKDKHEKNSSDNEAPISNDKEEIKCASQEMRGAINDQLEAEESSSAETPSLDLSSMPSSVEDFATDKMVLQNSFTSGKTCEQSHCLKSVEQPAPEKKVDIETRKDTDYSKLVEEKPASKKVEEKAHPNYSDDSFEEELEVEGESFEEPERTPTFDFNLSPQSIAVSDWEDSNKVLLQSKVPHIEDQDTESDASEIDSESLTSEETEGILGEKLQRKQSERQFFNLSTNEIEHEAVNEKHNDADDGVEDKCLGDVTFIEPNNEAEIFTDRELDRMDMEVFDLLRSPAQRTKNHVAGSQQRSVVYAGDDDIGDITPDTRNRKVRITVEPEVFLVPFSSREFDEPFFDDTEGISSRNQSESSQKNLILESRLKSVVEELDQNEEEGQENGTWKDYLVVEANGSHEKHTRINTEASLKDGVLRAALVDSDDMKPDIAKRGTEGISDDGCWKDVSAFQNQLIPKNILMDPCSEEFVDDLEHLLNDAEEDIRSKSSLKADTAEVNQEAISSTISICTQDMKGHKTSFHDNQEAKLPLELVASDGNSSNENQRTSGDAHGEPFRDVVDDSLESVEEDIPEEIISGDLDGDDVYEPCDFSLGNDAVNDGTEIVASNVSICQPSFTSDSKDANIALECESISISLKTIETVVPEKSSQDTDVLLDVTLKNHLEKTNDQAFLKVFVHDETFLPEEEGKTVISLDDVLQRDEGSFSAVFSSSDDEGQDVHNALVSGNRSSNYITKVVEHDEVTVGGFPRSTMYPENVLEKDEREIGFEYLDEIETLYAEIHTLKEHNGELKLELEEKSQAMYTIECMIKSVNLENENLLSQVENIENELQNALSEKQDLELELSAQRADQEVNLDGMPEYHTLVTEVNNLRKHNEQLQTHLEKSELQLRNIESVVEQLNFDNEKLLERIDCLKIELSEKGDPKVDEKVLLEKSQRTEDEISSGLLKERDLEFKLIKRSAQDLALDKDFSAEVKTLKKQNEQLVLHLEESKMQSKNMEGVVEELNFENEGLLQKVDDLETIIFEKKAVELDVKRRLEKYVEENEALRNCLKENKNESTSSSREEIMEIAAERKILKDIHSKIDGIRKDLCVKGGVTIETSLERTVVDNSKLSLLQGLRSVMSSVVAMDDDLKDTILAMQSDSVEHKRGLDTELAGIKDEYGKMLGKNNAEIKSLKTQNDELKLKLQERGKESSNVECKTESCDAEKRELLEQVQFLENEIKTVLDEKRDVEKELKKKNNEDEYRERELSNLRKNMMCQEFNWEEMDATLNQVWNDKQSIEKELDFTVASLEETEAAKLNLVKEMDRMKLQVEKLKEEQATQRASKDYAYLREVIEHLNGSLSLSSRNEARLKKELEFATFGASSVSSNEQLLILKDEYKARIEKLEKENTLLFEKLEWGEKSEGTTVHLEKLISNVQEELRRFQEKSDQALKNGGKAKKDYKKLRNRLIRNEGNITALTKSFQRGTHETKEMHKELKRQVQNDVEQIKEFIEKKVGNEQFVNYIQEMKVLLEQTLHTVQKNQANREVNGSNLDRRLEKTQQLENAYQELKGMLDINEAQLGEKDKIIEELKLQLRNERESNMSLQSACDNAEVKAKQNAVEKACEITNLRELLVDSEGKAQSANESVVNITKYLESAKEALAQKEEELTNVRASLCEGDQLLVNFTKSLEEMQCELEDTKRVLIDKDMALNYVERYAEMLIKMVKTQDHEILMTNKLVTAVVENVDRVGKVLESKLLGKDVEKTSQETMTDNEVVESKGKEGTELETLKYEFEASLKEKDQTIQQLEASIIQLKQDLAFATSSEEEKEDALQKLMRAFESQRKKLELSNQRTNKIADEVADCFGKELTELKRLLTQQEGEVKKLKGLVASRDSKLREQSSKLEEAKLLLLTKENALDVTEQKLAQTDQEKRSLMAQLKTKMAEIRGLQEALDNKSPGRRRSHENYPGVIAHMEDLGKSDKYTEQSKKEDDHKLCDYKEGTLTYFENAMIKLGKDIAENNVLRPGKNEEINLQLRKEESVDNDNALFHQLEQTFELDKRNVSEKESSLRKESNSLEEKLNVLGTLLCQKRNETKELKPSFLEKTEESTESKMEINLNGNRKVGSEPLEERNVRSNESEPSKMKMAKLAGKQIADAMAERMQEIMAEMHAMQLTLGSQTSDYCTLTNKNRYLKERVEKLEEQVVHKDMAHSERLNNVLDNVRMKRNEIRGLKAMLRRRDTQIEASIPKQIEASEIPINITVE